From the genome of Peptoniphilus sp. ING2-D1G:
GAACCCAGGACAGTTCATGGAACTTTTAGCGCATCTGAAATTAAAGATGATGAGCACAAAGACTATTTAGCTTATAGCTGGTGCATCGGAAAAAGCGATGACAAACTGGATTCCTTCATGCAAAACTTTTTAATTGAACTCCTTGTAAATTCAAATTCAGCTCCTATAAAAAGAGCTTTGCTTGAAAAAAATCTCGCAGAAGATGTCTACGCAGAAGGCTCCTCTTCTCTTGCTTTGGATATTTCCATAATTGCAAAAAACACCGATTCTTCCAGAAGCGAAGAGTTTAAAAAAACTATATTTGACACTTTAAAAAGCATAGTCAAGGAAGGACTGGATAAGGATTTACTTGAAGCGACTTTAAATAAATTTGAGTTTTCTTTCCGTGAAGGCGGCGGAACTATGAAATCCATCATATACAACATAAGGGCGATGAATTCCTGGTTATATGATAAGTCGCCCATTGATGGTTTAAAGACAAATGACTTGATCAAAGAACTAAGAGAGAATATAAACTCTGATTTTTTTGAAAAATATATAGAAGAAAAACTTTTAAATAACAACTATGCCCTTCTTCTTATTGCCGAACCTGAAATTGATAAAGACAAAAAAACAAATCAAAAAACAAAAAACAAATTGCAAGACTATAAAAATTCTTTAGAGCCATGGGAAATCCAAGACATGATTGATGAAACACACAAGCTCTTTGATTTTCAACTTTCCGAGGACAGCCCTGAAGATAAATCGACCATACCCACCCTTGAAATATCGGATATAAATAAAGAAATAACCCATATACCCATGGAGATAACAAAAAAAGAAGACAAGACTTATCTATTCAGTGAACAATTCACAAATGAAATAAGCTATGTTACCTTTTCCTTTGACGCCTCTCATGTCAAAAAAGATGAAGTTGCAAATTTGTCCTTGCTGTCCGACTTAATAGGCAAATTGTCTACAAATCAATTCGATTATGCAAAATTAGATTCGGAAATTTACAAGGTTTTGGGAAATTATTCTTTAAATCCCGTAGTATACGCAAACTATAAAAATAGTGATGAAATAAACCCCAGGTTTAATGTTTCCTTTAAAACTCTGGATATAAACTTTGAAAAATCCTTAAATCTGATTAAAGAAATACTTTTAAACACACAGCTCGATGATAAAAACAGAATTAAAGAAATACTACAAATGGAAAAATCCGCAGACGAATCCACTCTTTTACAAAACGGTCATGTGATAATGATTGAAACGGTAAAAAGCTATTTCTTAAAACAATCCGACTACGCTTCAAAGATAAGCGGACTTGAAAATTATTTTTATCTTAGGGATTTAGTTTCAAACTTTGAAGAAAAATGGGATGAATTCAGGTTATCTCTTGAGGGTTTAATGAAAAGTTTTATAAACAGCAGGAATTTGATAGTCCATTTTACGGGATCAAGAAAATCCTATGAAGAAAATTCAAAATTCATAGAAAATTTTATAAGTCAACTACCTGATGAACCTATAAAGAAACAGGAATATGAATTTAAAAAACAACAAAAAAATCAAGGCTTCTCTCTTCCCGCAAATGTTCAATACATTTCAAAAGGTTATGATTTAAAGGAGTTGGGGGCAGAGTACAACGGAGCTTTTTCAGTACTTGCCAATATACTTTCATCCACCTATCTACACGACAACATAAGGGCAAAGGGTGGAGCCTATGGTGCGGGCATCAGGCTTTCAATGTCTTCTGATGTCGAAACTTACTCCTATAGAGACCCCAATCTGACAAAGACCATAGAAGTATATGACAATATGGATAAATTTGTTGAAAATTTAAATCTTGATGAAAAAGATATAAAAAACTTTATAATCGGAACTATGAACGTATTTGATCCCATGCTTTCACCACAAGGAAAGGGAAATTTAAGTTTTACCAGGTATATGTCATCAATAACCGAGAAAGAAATATCCAATTTCAAAAATGAAGCCATAAATACAAAGCTTGAAGACTTAAGAAGCTTAGCTCCACTACTAAAAAAAGCCATGGATAAAAATTATATGTGTGCCATCTGCGGAGATGGGGTATTAAATGACAACAAGGATTTATTTAAGGAAATAATAAATCTTAAATAAGGAGGGCAATATGATTAATATAGTATATGAAGAAAACAAGGACAGAGCGGCAGCCTATGACGGTGACAAACTTGTAGGACAATGCACCTATTCAAAATCTGACAACAATTGGATAGTTGAACATACTTTAGTAGATCCGGAATATGGCGGACAGGGAATCGCGGCAATGCTCGTAAAAGAAGTTGTAGACAGAGCTCGTGAAAAGGGTGTAAAAATAGTTCCTGTTTGCTCCTATGTGCAAAGAGAATTTGAAAAAAAAGAAGAATATAAAGATCTTTTAGCAAAAAAATAATGGCTTATAAGCCATTATTTTTATTTATTTTCTAATTTTTCGAGAAATTCTTCAGCTCTTGATATAAATTCCTTGAGTACATGAATTCTCGCATGCTTTTTAGATTCTCCTGAAACCACCGTCCAAGGTGCATAAGCGGTTGATGTCTTATAGAGCATCTCATCCATGGCATCTATATATTCATCCCACTTTTCTCTGTTCCTCCAGTCTTCTTCGGTTATTTTATAGGGTTTTTCCAATTCTCTGGCTTTAAATCTCGATTGTTGTTCATCCTTTGATATTATTAAAAGATATTTTATCAAAAGAGTTCCATAATCAACCAATTCTTTTTCCATATTGTTGATTTCACCATAGGCTCTCAACCATTCGTATTCGTTGGCAAAGCCCTCAATCCTCTCAACCATAACTCTTCCATACCAACTTCTGTCAAATATCGTCATGTACCCATCCTTGGGAAAGTTATTATAAAACCTCCAAAGATAGTGATGATCTTTCTCCAAATCCGACGGAGCTGAAGTGGGGTTTATGTTGTAAGATCTCGCATCTATTCTTCCGAGTAATCTTTGAATTGCTCCTCCCTTTCCTGCGGCATCCATCCCCTCAAATACCAAAACCACCGGCACATTCTTTGTGTGAAGAGCGTATGCCAACTCACCTGCTTTTTTTTGCAGAGAATCAAGCTCGTCATATTCCTGTTCTAATTCCGTGCTCAATTTAAAATCCTTTAAACTATTCTCTGCTTTATATATCGGGTGTTTCCAATTATTTTCCAGGTTTCTTCTTTGCCTTATATCCTGAATCTGTCTTTCTATTATCTCTATGGTAGTTCCTAAGACATGTTTAGATGCAATTTTTCTGTCTTCTGACGATACTACATTCCAAGGAGAAAAAGAAAAATTCGTACTGTTTATCATCAAGTCGAAATGTTCAAAATATTTTTCATAGTGCTCGTTTTGATCAATATCTTCCTTTCCAACTAAAAATTTTCTATATTCATCCTTTAGATAGTCATCTATTGCTTCTTTTTGTCTATCTTTGCTTTCATGGAGAAAGAATTTTATCAGTATTGTATGGTCATCATTGAGCATTTTTTCAAGATTCATGATTTGTTTTATTCTCAACCTTTGAATTTTGTCATCGCTCTTTAAATCATTGAACATATGATAGTACATACTCCTGTCAAAAATGGCAAAATCTCCCTTTGCAGGAATTTTTTCCCAAAATTGAGAAGTATAGGAATAGTCATCTGTTTCGTCAAAATCTTCAAATATGGAGACTCTGTAGTGCTTTGCATCTAAATCCCTTACTAAATCATTGAGTACATATCCTTTGCCCGAAGACTCCCACCCGTCTATCATTATTATCACAGGTATGTTTTCCTCTATACAAATCCTTTGATGCTCTGCAAGAATATCTCCCAATTCTCCTCTTTTTTTATACTCATATCGGCTTTTAAATTTATCGAATTTAAAACTTTTTAACATCTTATCTATCTCCTCAAGTTATATTTTCTAAATATTTTTTTTATTATAACATTTATTATTAAAACAAAAAATAAAAACTGCCTGAATAAGCAGTTTTCGCGTTATTTATATATTTAAAATACTCTACTTTTTAGTCACATCTACCCATTGATAATCTCCGAGGATTTCTTCAAGTTCACAAAGAGAAAGCTTCACTGTGGAGTTTTCGGATCCTGCTGCAGGATATATTATTTCCTCTTCCTTCAAAGATTTATCCAAATATATTTTTGTGCTATCTTTTACGGCAAAGGGGCATACTCCGCCGGCTTCATGGCCTACTAATTCCAAAAGTTCATCTTTATCAAGCATTTTTGCCTTTTGTCTAAAGACTTCCTTGAATTTTTTATTGTCTATTCTTCTATCGCCCAAGGCAACTATGAGCACAGCCTCATTGTTTTTTTCATTTTTAAAGGCAAGGGTCTTAGCTATTTGACTCTCTCTTACTCCAAGTCTATCTGCCGCCAATTTTACCGTTGCTGTTGAAGTATCAAACACAACTACTCTGTCTTCTAAATTTCTATTTTTAAAAAATTCTCTCACTTTTTCAAAGGACAAATTTATCACTTCCTCCTATAATAACGGGGAAAGAAGTCTGCTTATTCCTTCTTTAAACTTTACCATAACACTTCTGCTTGCATAGTATTCTTTGGTGATTTCTATGGATTTTTCCACATCGGCTTTGAAATCTTCAACTAAAGAGCGATTTAATTGCTCATCAAATATGAAAGCATTTACTTCAAAATTCAATTCAAAGGATCTTATGTCGAAATTTGCCGTTCCGACACTGGATAAATAATCATCGCAAGTTATTACCTTTGAGTGCAAAAATCCCCCATCATACAAATATGCCTTTACACCCCATTGAATCAAATCTCCTAAAAATGATAGTGATGCCCAATGCACAAAAATATGATCTCTGGTTTTGGGGATCATTATATTGACATCCACTCCCGACAAAACAGCGGTTTTGATTGCATTGTACAGTCCATCATCAGGTATGAAGTAGGGTGTCTGAATGTATACGCTTTTTTTAGCGCGCGTGATCATTTTCCCATAGCCGTTTCTTATGGAATTTACTTTAGTATTGGGCCCACTTGTAACTATGCACATCTCGGTGTTGAGTTTTTCTTCCTCTTTAAAAGCATCGGGGATAATGGATATAAACCCTCCATCCTCTCTACCTGAGGCATATCGGTAATCAAGAAAAAATCTGAATTCCAAACCCACTACGGCGTCCCCTGTTATTCTCAAATGAGTATCTCTCCAAAAGCCGAACTTTTTATCCCTGGATACATACTCATCTGCGATGTTAAGCCCACCCACATATCCTATCATGTGATCTATTACTATTATCTTTCTGTGATTTCTATAGTTGATACGTGTATTTATGGTTTTAAAAAGCCCTGGGAAAAATATTTCTACCTTCACTCCGTTTCTTTTTAAATCTTCTCTATCTCTGTTTCTAAATTTTCTACCGCCCATTCCGTCTACAAGCAAGATAACCTCAAGCCCCTCTTGAGCTTTTTTCTTAAGAAGATCAATTAGTTCCATACCGAGTTCATCGGATTTAAATATATAAGTTTGAATATAAATAGCGGTTTTTGCATTGTTGATATCCTCAAATAATTGTTTGAACATATCCTTGCCGTCGTTGTACTTAATTACTGAATTTCTTGAATAAAGGAGCTCCTGTTCTCCCTTATTAAATAGTTCAATAATGTCTAAATAATTCTTTGTTCTTTCTTTTATGGGCTTTTTTCCACTTTTTATAAGATCCAATTGTGCAGAGGAAATTTTCCCGACATCTTCTTTTATAGAACCTCTCTTGTCAAACATTCTTTTCTTGGACAGGTCTTGTCCGATAAATAAATAGAGAATAAATCCAAAAATAGGAAGAAAATTTATTGCCATAACCCAAAGTAAAGTAGATATGGGTTTTCTTTTTTCAGCAAATATTATTATCATGCTGAATATAATATTTATGACAAAGAGCAGTGCATAGGATTTAAAAAACCAATTTATTGCACTTAAATAATCTTTTATCAAACCTTCACCTCATTATTTATATTTTTTTGATTTATACCTCGTTTGAGTGTTGAGTATTTTCTTTCTAATTCTGAAAAGCTTGGGTGTAATTTCTATTAATTCGTCATCTTCTATAAATTCAAGTGCATCTTCAAGGCTCATGTTCTTAACGGGAGAAAGCTTAAGGGCTTCATCTGATCCCGATGCTCTTACATTGGATTGCTTCTTTGTCTTTGTAATTGATACTTCCAATTCCACACCCTTTGGAGATGCCCCTACAACTTGACCTTCGTATACATCTTCTCCGGGTTTAACAAAAAGATCTCCTCTATCTTGAGCGTTGTGAAGTCCATAGGCGGAAGCTGTTCCTGTATCAAAGGATATTATTGAAGCGTCCACCCTTTTGGGAATATCTCCCTTGTAGGGTTCATAGGAATCAAATGTGGAATTAAGTATTCCGTTTCCCTTGGTGTCGGTTAAAAATTCAGATCTATAACCTATGAGTCCTCTTGCCGGAATGTTGAAAATAAGTCTTGTGTATCCGCCATTGGGTTCTTGAATTGAAACAAGTTCTCCCTTTCTGTTGCCAAGTTTTTCAATTACACTTCCGACAAATTCATTAGATACATCTATTGTTACCTTTTCCATGGGCTCAAGTTTTTTTCCTCCTTCATATTTAAAAAGCACTTGAGGTTTTGAAACTTGAAATTCATACCCTTCTCTTCTCATAGTTTCAATCAATACCGACAAATGAAGTTCTCCTCTTCCTGAAACCTTGAAACTGTCCGTTGTGTCAGTGTCTTCAACCCTTAAACTCACATCTGTTTGCAGTTCTTTATAAAGTCTTGCCCTTATTTGTCTGGATGTTAAAAATTTACCATCTCTGCCCGCAAAGGGTGAATCATTTACAGAAAAATTCATGGAAATTGTAGGTTCCGATATCTTTACAAATTCCAAAGATATGGG
Proteins encoded in this window:
- a CDS encoding putative uncharacterized protein (Family membership), producing MINIVYEENKDRAAAYDGDKLVGQCTYSKSDNNWIVEHTLVDPEYGGQGIAAMLVKEVVDRAREKGVKIVPVCSYVQREFEKKEEYKDLLAKK
- the clsA gene encoding Major cardiolipin synthase ClsA (High confidence in function and specificity), whose amino-acid sequence is MIKDYLSAINWFFKSYALLFVINIIFSMIIIFAEKRKPISTLLWVMAINFLPIFGFILYLFIGQDLSKKRMFDKRGSIKEDVGKISSAQLDLIKSGKKPIKERTKNYLDIIELFNKGEQELLYSRNSVIKYNDGKDMFKQLFEDINNAKTAIYIQTYIFKSDELGMELIDLLKKKAQEGLEVILLVDGMGGRKFRNRDREDLKRNGVKVEIFFPGLFKTINTRINYRNHRKIIVIDHMIGYVGGLNIADEYVSRDKKFGFWRDTHLRITGDAVVGLEFRFFLDYRYASGREDGGFISIIPDAFKEEEKLNTEMCIVTSGPNTKVNSIRNGYGKMITRAKKSVYIQTPYFIPDDGLYNAIKTAVLSGVDVNIMIPKTRDHIFVHWASLSFLGDLIQWGVKAYLYDGGFLHSKVITCDDYLSSVGTANFDIRSFELNFEVNAFIFDEQLNRSLVEDFKADVEKSIEITKEYYASRSVMVKFKEGISRLLSPLL
- a CDS encoding polyphosphate:AMP phosphotransferase (Members of this protein family contain a domain duplication. The characterized member from Acinetobacter johnsonii is polyphosphate:AMP phosphotransferase (PAP), which can transfer the terminal phosphate from poly(P) to AMP, yielding ADP. In the opposite direction, this enzyme can synthesize poly(P). Each domain of this protein family is homologous to polyphosphate kinase, an enzyme that can run in the forward direction to extend a polyphosphate chain with a new terminal phosphate from ATP, or in reverse to make ATP (or GTP) from ADP (or GDP). [Central intermediary metabolism, Phosphorus compounds]; High confidence in function and specificity), whose translation is MLKSFKFDKFKSRYEYKKRGELGDILAEHQRICIEENIPVIIMIDGWESSGKGYVLNDLVRDLDAKHYRVSIFEDFDETDDYSYTSQFWEKIPAKGDFAIFDRSMYYHMFNDLKSDDKIQRLRIKQIMNLEKMLNDDHTILIKFFLHESKDRQKEAIDDYLKDEYRKFLVGKEDIDQNEHYEKYFEHFDLMINSTNFSFSPWNVVSSEDRKIASKHVLGTTIEIIERQIQDIRQRRNLENNWKHPIYKAENSLKDFKLSTELEQEYDELDSLQKKAGELAYALHTKNVPVVLVFEGMDAAGKGGAIQRLLGRIDARSYNINPTSAPSDLEKDHHYLWRFYNNFPKDGYMTIFDRSWYGRVMVERIEGFANEYEWLRAYGEINNMEKELVDYGTLLIKYLLIISKDEQQSRFKARELEKPYKITEEDWRNREKWDEYIDAMDEMLYKTSTAYAPWTVVSGESKKHARIHVLKEFISRAEEFLEKLENK
- a CDS encoding Peptidase family protein (High confidence in function and specificity); translated protein: MNKYKLITEEYIDDVASTAKIYEHLKTKAKVLILSNNDENKAFSISFRTVPEDSTGVPHIVEHCVLSGSRKYRTKEPFMDMIKGSMQTFLNAMTYPDKTMYPVSSRNKKDFYNLMDVYLDSVFYPLMYEKEEIFRQEGWHYELEDKDSELTYNGVVYNEMKGVYSDEQNIVSDLITFNLHENSSYGVDSGGNPEDIPNLSYENFLAFHKKFYHPSNSYIYLYGDLDMEEALEYIDENYLSDFDYKEIDSQIKLNIPFDEPRTVHGTFSASEIKDDEHKDYLAYSWCIGKSDDKLDSFMQNFLIELLVNSNSAPIKRALLEKNLAEDVYAEGSSSLALDISIIAKNTDSSRSEEFKKTIFDTLKSIVKEGLDKDLLEATLNKFEFSFREGGGTMKSIIYNIRAMNSWLYDKSPIDGLKTNDLIKELRENINSDFFEKYIEEKLLNNNYALLLIAEPEIDKDKKTNQKTKNKLQDYKNSLEPWEIQDMIDETHKLFDFQLSEDSPEDKSTIPTLEISDINKEITHIPMEITKKEDKTYLFSEQFTNEISYVTFSFDASHVKKDEVANLSLLSDLIGKLSTNQFDYAKLDSEIYKVLGNYSLNPVVYANYKNSDEINPRFNVSFKTLDINFEKSLNLIKEILLNTQLDDKNRIKEILQMEKSADESTLLQNGHVIMIETVKSYFLKQSDYASKISGLENYFYLRDLVSNFEEKWDEFRLSLEGLMKSFINSRNLIVHFTGSRKSYEENSKFIENFISQLPDEPIKKQEYEFKKQQKNQGFSLPANVQYISKGYDLKELGAEYNGAFSVLANILSSTYLHDNIRAKGGAYGAGIRLSMSSDVETYSYRDPNLTKTIEVYDNMDKFVENLNLDEKDIKNFIIGTMNVFDPMLSPQGKGNLSFTRYMSSITEKEISNFKNEAINTKLEDLRSLAPLLKKAMDKNYMCAICGDGVLNDNKDLFKEIINLK
- the typA gene encoding GTP-binding protein TypA/BipA homolog (High confidence in function and specificity); amino-acid sequence: MNNNDIRNIAIVAHVDHGKTTLVDALLKQSGIFRKNQVVKDRVMDSGDIERERGITILSKNTAVRYNDIKINIIDTPGHADFGGEVERVLKMVNGVLLLVDAFEGPMPQTKFVLKKAFELNLDVIVCINKIDRPEARPSEVIDEVLDLFIELGASERVLESPFVFTSAKQGIAKLNLDDERNDMKDLFDTILKYISPPSTDENQPFALLISTIDYNEYVGRIGVGRVESGVYKEGDSIVLSNFRSEADPKRVKISQIYEYEGLEKVPVDEAKAGSIVAVSGIENINIGDTLSSAVHPISLEFVKISEPTISMNFSVNDSPFAGRDGKFLTSRQIRARLYKELQTDVSLRVEDTDTTDSFKVSGRGELHLSVLIETMRREGYEFQVSKPQVLFKYEGGKKLEPMEKVTIDVSNEFVGSVIEKLGNRKGELVSIQEPNGGYTRLIFNIPARGLIGYRSEFLTDTKGNGILNSTFDSYEPYKGDIPKRVDASIISFDTGTASAYGLHNAQDRGDLFVKPGEDVYEGQVVGASPKGVELEVSITKTKKQSNVRASGSDEALKLSPVKNMSLEDALEFIEDDELIEITPKLFRIRKKILNTQTRYKSKKYK
- a CDS encoding YbaK/prolyl-tRNA synthetase associated regio (Family membership), which translates into the protein MSFEKVREFFKNRNLEDRVVVFDTSTATVKLAADRLGVRESQIAKTLAFKNEKNNEAVLIVALGDRRIDNKKFKEVFRQKAKMLDKDELLELVGHEAGGVCPFAVKDSTKIYLDKSLKEEEIIYPAAGSENSTVKLSLCELEEILGDYQWVDVTKK